The Myxocyprinus asiaticus isolate MX2 ecotype Aquarium Trade chromosome 6, UBuf_Myxa_2, whole genome shotgun sequence region TGACGGAGGTCGTTATCATATCTAgataattatgtgagaagatgAAGGTCGCAGAAGTGCGTTTTGTTGCTCCATCATTAATATAGCGTTATCCAGCGACCGTGATTGCGTAATCGTGCTGGAGGTTACCTTGACGACAGCTGCTGTGGTGCTGATGTTGATATTAAGGCATCTTAAACTCTATCCAGTGGGAATATGATAATGTGGGTCATTCCTACCATGCAGTACATTTTCTTGTCCCCATCATATAAGACCAGGGCTAATTGTCACAATGTCTCAGAGTCCAATCGCACAAATTTGTTTTGTCTTACAGTAGTTTTGTATGACATCGAggaaaaaaagaagtgaattttaTCCCCcaaactaaatgtaaatatattatttttgtaatagcagTAGGTTAAACAAGTGAATACAATAAAACCAAACATTGTCAACTGGCAATGtcaggttggggcaagttgtccaattaatattttaattatgtatttttgtttaaatggATGTTTTCCAATTAACGGTTTGTAAATTTATGtggatgtattattattatttttaaatagaaaccTTCTAAATAAGGGGGGAAACCTGATTATTGATTTTTTCAAATGAATCctgcaatactgtttaaaatggacaTCTTGGTTCTTGGACCAACATGTCTGAATGTGGGTTATGGGGGGGTTGGTATTGGTCTGGGAATGGTTCTCAGAGGGTCTGGTCTGGTACAGGAGAGAATGTGTCTGATGTCATTGTGTTTTATCTCACACAGTTTAAAGACCAGCATGACTAAATGGAAGCCAGACTATGATGGAGCCGCTTCAGAGATGGCAAAAGCAGGTGATAAAGCTTTCTTATAAACTGTTAGAGATCTTGCACTGACAACACTGATGCCGTTTATATAAAGGAAATTGTGATATTTGATTTACCTGAGATATTACATTTAGCCTACTTATTTTTACATAATGTCTGTTTTCTGTTCTATTAGCTGTGGCTTTCAAAAATGTGAAGCAATTTGAGCAAGCGAAGGACGCGTATCTGAAGGAGGCCGAATATCACACAGAAAACAAAGCGTATCCTTCTTTATCACAACAGCACACAATTCTGCATTTCCAGTTACTATTAAAGGACAGACTCGGAAAGAATCAGAATGACATTGTTACACCACCAAACTAGAGCAAAATTTGGGCACTTCAGTCTTATGACAATTGTTTTATTTCATCTGTTGATTTTACTTTATATGTTAATTACGCAATATGAAAATATGACATATACAGAATGATGATATACCATAATGTATATTCTGATAGAATATTAGGCTACATTTTTATAAAGTAGAATTGTATGTTCAAACATGTTTAGATTCAGATTGAGTAGTATTTGTTTAAGATGGTTTTATTCTGTCACATTaaatacttttattcacttaaCTAAATATCACAGACTCTTCCATGCAGCAAAGTAAGTAACAGTTCATGTTATCTATTAACTATTACCTATGAACTATCTATAGATAGCACTCTATTATACACTATAATACATTAACCATCTATACGTTACTAATTATTCATAGTTCAATTTCTTAACAATatctataatttaataattatccATAGGTAATTATCTAATCTATAATAACTATCAATCAATTTAACTACAGCTACAGTGGCAAGAacaaatatgtgaaccctttggaattacctgcatttatgtatgaaTTTGTCTTGTAATttggttacaataatgaacaaatgcaatctgttttaactaataaaacacaaatgattgtattgttcttgtacatattgaatacatcattcaaacattcacagtgtaggttggaaaaagtatgtggaccACTAGGctaatgatgttaacaaaagctgattagagtcaggagttggcaaacctggcatccacttaatgaaacaagattggatgtgtgggttaaagctactttgacttgtaaaaagcactcaaacattttaagtttgctatttacaagaagcatctgctgacgtgaacCATGCCGTGCAAAAAAgtgatctcagaagacctatgatcaagaactgcTGCTTTAGAGGGCCTGgctagctcagtggtaaagatgctggctaccacccctggagttcgctagttcgctagtttgaatcccaggttgtgctgagtgactccagccaggcctcctaagcaaccaaattggcccggttgctagggagggtagagtcacatggcatAACCTCCTCGAGttagttcttggtggggcgcgtggtgagttgagcgtggttgctgcggtgaatggcgtgaagcctccacacgcgctatgtctccgtggcaacacgctcaacaagccacgtgataagatgcgcgggtttacgatctcagatgtggaggcaactgggatttgtcctccgccaccctgactgacgcgaccatgaggatttaaaggcacattgggaattgggcattccaaattgggagaaaaaaggggaaaaccccccccccccctaaaaaaaagaactgttgctttgcataaagctggaaagtattacaaagttattttgaagagcttagatattcatctgtccacagttagacaaactgtctataaatggagacgatttagtactgtgggtactctacctagaagtggccgtccagccaagatgactcaaagggcacaccgcagaatgatcaATGGGGTAAAAAAGAactctagagtgacagataaagacttgaaggaatcactggaactgattaacatctctgtttatgagtctactatacagaaaacattaaacaggtatggtgtccatggcaggacatcacgaaggaagccgctgctttccaacaaaaacattgctgtgcacctgaagtttaCCAAAGACCACTTTGAtgctccacaacactactgggaaaatgttttgtgggctgatgaaactaaggttgaattatttaggaagaacacgcagcactatgtatggtgtaaaaagggcactgcataccaacaagAGAACATCGTCCCAACATTGAAGTACGGtgaagggagcatcatgatttggggctgctctGCTTCATCGGGGCCttgaccgcttgccatcattaagaggaaaatgaattcccaagtttctCAAGATATcgtacaggataatgtcagggtgactgtgtgccagctgaagctcagtagaagttgggtgatgcagcaggacaatgaccctaaacatcaaagtaagtccactacagaatggcttcaaaaaaagaaaatccaccttctggagtgtcccagtcagagcccagaccttcacccaatagagatgctgtggaatgacctcaagagagctgttcacaccagacgtcctaagaatatgactgagctgaagtagttctgtaaggaagaatggtccaaaattccttctgaatgttgtgcaggtctaatccgcagctacaggAAACGCTTGATTgagattattgctgccaaaggaggatcgaccagttataaaatccaagggttcacttacttttaccacagcactgtgaatgtttaatgagttgtgttcaataaagacataaaaggttgtttgtgtgttgttagcttaagcatgttgttgtttgtttgtttttatgtgtgaCTTTGATGTAGATGAGATCACAttatatgaccaattaatgcagaaaaccagctaattccaaagggttcacatactttttcttgccactgtatctaTAATTTACTAATAACCTGTAGTTAATTTTCTAAACTACagctatttataatttaataactgTCCAGAGTTAACTTTCTGAACTATAGCTACCTGTACTTTACACATTTTTCAATAGTTAATTATCTAAACTACAGATGttaatcatttttattctgaACTATAGCTATCTATAATTGACTTACTATCCTTTCTGTACTATATCTACATGTATCTACTGTATAATCTACTAATTATCCATTGTTAGTATGGATACTCACTGTCTATAATTTACTAATTATTAATAGATTAGATATTTAGTAAAGTTGTATAGAtctgtttaaatcagttttatggGAAATCACACATTTCatctaacatactgtatattctctcACCGTGTTTTCACTCATAATAAACATGTCTTTATTCTTCTCAGGGCGTATGAACAAGCAGGCATGATGTTAAAGGTGTGTTAAATACTGAATACTCAATCTTATAGACTTTACACTGAAACAGTAAGTGAATGACTGTCATGTGCACTCAAAGGATATGAAGAAAATGCCTGAAGCCATTCAGTTAATAGAGAAGGCCAGCATCATGTATGTGGAGAACGGGACCTCTGGAACTGCTGGAATGGCTTTGGACAGGGCTGGGAAGTAAGTGTACAGACCATTGATATTTTGAAACACTTCTTGATAGGTTGTTTTGactatattgtattatattgttttaatcTCGAACAGAAGCTTTTGAAGTCTGTGGATCAGATCAGGTAATTGAAATGAAAAAGTTTGGGAAGTtgtgtgacatgctatattccatctaaaactatttgaaaCAGGAATGTTTAAGCATACCGATTCAATTGgatatttatacttttaaaaattcatttgacACACCGCAGGAccctttaaaatgaactagtgaaggcaaaaaggtgattaaaaatggtgaaaaacagaacagaaatgGTAACCAGTCATATACAAAGATATACAATTATACATTCATTTAATGTATAATTCCTAGGATTTACTCAATTCATAAAAGGGAATTACAGAAAAGAGCCacctgttattattattgttattattatttttttcagtagaAGGAAAACTGCCCGTATGGATGCTTCAGTTTTGTTCTTTACATACCTTGAATTGTGTGAATACAATAGGTGTATGATGGTTTTCTTACCATTACCAGTGTTAACAAGTAACATCCATTTCTACAGACTGGTTGAGCCGATTGATCTAGAGAAAGCTGTGGACTTGTACCAGAAAGCAGCATCTGTGTTTGAGGTgagaaaatgcaaaacataattcACAAAGCACGTTATTGGCAGTGTGTCTCTTTATCAGTCGGTAATATGAAATAATGCTATAAATGATCATAAATCATaagattataatctttaatcattCAAGTTTTAAATGCTATAGATGTGTCCTGAATATTCACTAATATCTCATTTGAAGTGGTGTTTGGTGTGTGCAGAATGAAGATCGTCTCAGACAGGCGGCAGAACTTCTGGGTAAAGCCTCCAGGCTGCTGGTGAGACTGCGCAGGTGAGGATTAAAGCAATatgaattaaaggaatacttcacctaaaaaatactaattttgtcatttacttacatttacatttacctcatgttgttccaaacccatggaAGGATATTAATGACAGATGTCTTTAAAACACAAAAGTAAATGCATTACAtgaacagtgcttgcatttttgagGATGCAGTTTCATATGGTTTTATATTTAAGCTGCAATATAACAAACCACGCTGCACTCAAACTAGGTAAAACCTCACATCGATTTATATATACAGAGGCCCCAACAGATcaaaaaatttgcaaaaagtGCCAAGTGCAGTAGCAAACATTTTTGGGATCACCCCTTCATCTGTGCTAAATACATATAAGCAACACACCAGCAATTATTTATAGTACAAGCTTTTACCGTTAACATTCTAATATTGGGTATAACAGGACAGCCAGTCGAAAAGATGTAGTTTTATACATCCAAAGAGGCATAGCTTGTAcagacatatacatatatacatatatcaagattttacaattttattgcaGTCTATactaaaaaaaaaggtgaaaaaattgtgaatgaaagagaaaaaaattgcctggccaaaaaaaaagtttggatttaaataagcagatacttaagagtctttgtttggatcattattgcagtgataattatgtttcagctggcaacaattcttttaaccataactgatgcagtgtgtagcttctcattcttaaacaaccatgtcagaagacgtatcccgtggtcgtggacatTTTTGTTTGGCTGAACAGTaagcataaagtttaatggtaaactgaaaaccaacataaacaaatgtgcagCGCAGCTGTGTGCGTCTCTTTCTCTCGAACCGGCGCCTCCGGccgccctttatctcgctctcctgctgttcagctgattcagcaccggccgtgctccatcacggcccggccacaccctcctcttcatcacaatgttactgtgtttcagaaggggcaaattattggcctgcatcaagcaaagaaaacaactaaggagattgctgaaatcactgaaattgggttaagaactgtccaacgcattattaaaacctggaagtatagtggtgaaccgtcagcttcgcagaagaaatgtgatcggaaaaaaatactgaatgatcgtgatcggagatcactaaaacacatggtgaagtcacattgtaaaaaattgacagtagaactcGCAGCTATGATTAATAGTGAAATTAAGAGCATTTCCAGTTACataatgcgacgagaacttacaggattgtgactaaacagctgtgtggccacaagaaagccacttgatAGTGAGGATAAttggaaaaaatgacttcaatttgctgTGGAGTATAatgattggactgtggagcatcCAAAGTGatgggtgcgtcagggtaagaagggaagcgcatgaagcgatgcgcCCGTCATGCagagtgcccactgtacaagcctctcgaggcagtgttatgatctgaggttgcttcagttggtcaggtctaggctcagcaaacGTTGTgcggcaataaaattaaaaaacaatcagctgactacctgaatgtactgaataaccaggttatcccatcaatggatttttttatttccagacggcacgggcatattccaggacaagaatgccaagattcatcaggctcaaattgtgaaagagtgattcagggagcatgaggaatcattttcacacatgaattggccaccacagagtcctgaccttaaccccactgaaagtctttgggatgtgctggagaagactttacagagtggttcgactctcccgtcatcaatacgaGATCTCGGGCAAAAATTAATGCGACTCTGGACGGAGATAAATtctgtgacattgcataaggttgtcgaaacaatgccatgacgaatgcacaccgtaatcaaagctacaggtggtccaacgaaatattaacttttttttttggccagacagTATAttctgtgatatatatatatatatatatatatatgtatatgtatgtgtgtgtgtatacaagcTATGCCTCTTTGGATGTATAAAACTACATCTTTTCGACTGGCTGTCCTGTTATACCCAATATTAGAATGTTTAcggtataattataattaattataattataataattataaaaagctTGTAAAAGGTAAAAGCTTGTACTATAAATGATTGCAGGTGTGTTGCTTATAGGTATTTAGCACTGATAAATGGGTGATCCCGAAAACATTTTGCTACTGCACTTGGCatgttttgcacattttttgATCTGTTGGGACCTCTGTATAAATAAATTGATGTGAGGGTTTTCCTAGTTTGAGTGCAgacattttttcccttttttatatttaatctgtAAATATTTCAATTGATGAAGACCAAGCGCAACAGGGAAAGGTCCTCACCAAATAAAACTTATCACATTCTGCatgtcaaactaaaaaaaaaaaaaaaaaactgtttaaaatgactttattgtttattgtcaagattaataaagtttaatttatttatcaaaACTGGCAATTGTCCAGGTTCTCTCCATGTTGCTCTTGATCTTCATCAACACTCTATTGCAATGTTGGATTTCCAACCTAATTTTAACCGCTGAAATTTTAGAGGCGGAtttgcaaaacaaaatataatggaccgaatattacctgttgaataataaagatgaataataaaaaaaaatataaaaccagATGAAATTTCATTCCCCAAAAAATGCAACCACTGTTAATGCGATGCGTTTATTTTACAGTTACTgcaattcagtgtgcttttttgtttcaaagacatttgtcattaatatacttccatattCTTTAGTCTGTGAAACACAACAGAAGAGGTTAAAAATGTTCACACcaagagtgaatggtgaccagtagctggcaaggtccataaagaataaaacagcatgataaaagtaccataaaacttGTTcacatgacttgtgcactatattccaagtcttctgaagccatacgatagctttctGTGATGGATAGGCCAAATTTAAggaatcatttattaaaaaatgttacgTTCTGCTCCCTGGTGCGTTCACAATACGTTCACAATTATTTTTGGACTCATGGTGGAATCTCATCTCTAAGCCCATGAATCTGATGTTTTCATTTGGTACCTGTTGACCTTACATTTACAGTATgagttttttacattgtttgttaTTGTCCACAGGTTGGATGAAGCAGCTGTTTCCCTTCAGAAAGAGAAGAACATGTATAAGGAAATTGAGAACTACCCCACCTGCTTTAAGgtacatatttatacattcaaCTGTATTTTATgtcacagagagagaataatggtGCAGTaagccaggggttttcaaacccAGCGGGCCACAAGGGGGTCTTcagaaaattaacaaataaaagtgtaaaaatgtagCTGGAAAAAAGTTTGACATtacaaatttgacattattactgttttattcTGCTTTGAAGACTGGTTGGAAATCACGAGACACTCTGAAGCAGTTTTGGGCTGCCGCCAGCAATTtctcacactcaaatttaaaagctcaccatttacacatactgtggaataattgcaaaaaattggtctcatttttcagagaagccctcaaataataaaaaaaagactaaattattcataaattatattgtatgtgtttataatcttgtgATAAACAGAAagttatttttcacaaaaatcttttttcttgtcctaaatttgtaagcatgtaattttggttcCGTTCACCCCATCTCCCTacaaatagtcttattttattccaataGATGGCAGGAAggactagaaaaaatatttttcctctatcaccttccatcacaaaatgctgatttgaaatgtaagtggtgctataatgcattttagccaTTGCAGATGTGTTCGTCCATAGAcgttcagtctaattttcagttcatgcaccacccctattttttcatcgaatatctcggcctctgagtggactagaagctcaatctaggtgtcattaggaAGCTGAGATTCTCCCCTTtgtgatatataacattttatcattaatagtcggtaacatatatttctgatgatttgtttagcatgcatgacatctaagatataacatttgattattcacacaagcaagctcatacaaaagtaaacaatagctaatttttttaaagaacttcctaaggtaaaagcagatataaagtttttagctatttggggcttacagcattAGTTATTGGTGCATAAATGAGACGTttgtgaaaagttcagattctaagctttcaaatgataccacatatgcctgacttatgtatacggggacttgaacgttttaagcgtaaacgttttttgtgcggatgggtcctcaGAATTTAAGAGgttaattatgattattttattccaTTGACAGCCATAGGTTTTAACAGTAAAAACTAATGTGTAAAGGCAAAATCAATATATTTGGAgataatattttacagtaataatttattttaactttagtacaatcaccgatcctccaccaaatttcacagtgggtgcgagacactgtggcttgaaggcctctccaggtctccgtctaaccattagacggcCAGGtagaggatcagtgatgatctgggggtgcttcagcaaggctggaattgggcagattcgtctctgtgaaggacgcatgaatcaagccatgtacaaggttatcctggaagaaaacttgcttccttctgctctgacaatgttccccaactctgaggattggtttttccagcagaacaatgctccaagccacacagccaggtcaatcaaggtgtggatggaggaccaccggatcaagaccctgtcatggccagcccaatctccagacctgaaccccattgaaaacctctggaatctgatcaagaggaagatggatggccacaagccatcaaacaaagctgagctgcttgaatttttgcaccaggagtggcataaaatcacccaacagcaatgtgaaagactggtggagagcatgccaagacgcatgaaagctgtgattgaaaatcagggttattccaccaaatattgattttcttcCTAAgtcaattacattttcaaatatattgtttcaatAATTCTATACTAATCACaaactttaaatgaatagttttatgtttttccattgttttttattcgattacgtcattcgcagtgcttcatggaatAGAaggttcattccctcatgaaagatgttaaTAACACAGTCTAGTAACTTTGTATttgtgtctgattttcaaatacatttttgcggGTACTGTTGCGATCTGTAGCCACTGACAATACAAATTAGTCCACTAAAACATCTTAGTTTTCAATAATTTTCTAGTAATTTCAACAGATGGTTTAattcactggatgtttattgttGTTATCTGCAGAAAACTATCGCACAGGTGCTCGTTCATCTCCACAGAGGTGACTTTGTGGCTGCAGACaagtgtgtgagagaaagttACAGGTATGACTGCGAAACTGTGTTACTTTGCAATATTCTTCCAATGaattcaaataaataacaaaacaattgttCTTGTTTATCTAATTTGAGGGATAGTTCT contains the following coding sequences:
- the LOC127442758 gene encoding gamma-soluble NSF attachment protein-like is translated as MAAQKINEAHEHIAKAEKCLKTSMTKWKPDYDGAASEMAKAAVAFKNVKQFEQAKDAYLKEAEYHTENKAAYEQAGMMLKDMKKMPEAIQLIEKASIMYVENGTSGTAGMALDRAGKLVEPIDLEKAVDLYQKAASVFENEDRLRQAAELLGKASRLLVRLRRLDEAAVSLQKEKNMYKEIENYPTCFKKTIAQVLVHLHRGDFVAADKCVRESYSLPGFSGSEDCVSMETLLAAYDEQDEDDLVRVCNSPLLKYMDNDYAKLAISLKVPGGGGGKKKKSTVAPQGGSGAPPPAEEDDDYEGGLC
- the napgb gene encoding N-ethylmaleimide-sensitive factor attachment protein, gamma b encodes the protein MAAQKINEAHEHIAKAEKCLKTSMTKWKPDYDGAASEMAKAAVAFKNVKQFEQAKDAYLKEAEYHTENKALFHAAKAYEQAGMMLKDMKKMPEAIQLIEKASIMYVENGTSGTAGMALDRAGKLVEPIDLEKAVDLYQKAASVFENEDRLRQAAELLGKASRLLVRLRRLDEAAVSLQKEKNMYKEIENYPTCFKKTIAQVLVHLHRGDFVAADKCVRESYSLPGFSGSEDCVSMETLLAAYDEQDEDDLVRVCNSPLLKYMDNDYAKLAISLKVPGGGGGKKKKSTVAPQGGSGAPPPAEEDDDYEGGLC